The following DNA comes from Geothrix edaphica.
GGCGCCGCTGACGCCAAGCGCGGCAAGGTCTTCACGAAGATCCTGAAGGAGATCACCGTGGCCGCCCGCCTGGGCGGTGGCGACGTGAACGCCAACCCCCGCCTGCGCCTGGCCGTGGACCAGGCCAAGGGCAGCAACATGCCCAAGGACAACTGGGAGCGCGCCATCAAGAAGGGCACCGGCGAGCTCGAAGGGGTGACCTACGAGGAAGTGGTCTACGAGGCCTATGGCCCGGGCGGCGTGGCCATCATGGTCGAGGCCATGACCGACAACAAGAACCGCACCACCCCCGAGATCCGCAGCTACTTCACCAAGTTCGGCGGCGAGCTGGGCGCCCAGGGCTCCGTGGCCTACCTCTTCGCCAAGCAGGGCCAGATCGTGGTCGAGCCTGAAGTCTCCGAAGACAAGGTCATGGAAGTGGCCCTGGAAGCCGGCGCCGATGATGTGGTCAACGAAGGCGAGGCCTGGGTCATCAAGACCAGCCCCGAGGCCTACCAGGCCGTGAAGGATGCCGTGGACGCCGCCAAGCTCCCCGTCATCGAAGCCAAGATCATCATGGCCCCCAGCACCAGCACCGCCCTCGAGGGCTCCAAGCTCGCCAGCTTCCTCAAGCTCGTGGACCTGCTGGAGGACAACGACGACGTGCAGAACGTGTGGCACAACGGCGACTACGAGGAACCCGAAGATTAGGGTTCCCTTCAAGACTCCGATAG
Coding sequences within:
- a CDS encoding YebC/PmpR family DNA-binding transcriptional regulator encodes the protein MSGHSKWSTIKHKKGAADAKRGKVFTKILKEITVAARLGGGDVNANPRLRLAVDQAKGSNMPKDNWERAIKKGTGELEGVTYEEVVYEAYGPGGVAIMVEAMTDNKNRTTPEIRSYFTKFGGELGAQGSVAYLFAKQGQIVVEPEVSEDKVMEVALEAGADDVVNEGEAWVIKTSPEAYQAVKDAVDAAKLPVIEAKIIMAPSTSTALEGSKLASFLKLVDLLEDNDDVQNVWHNGDYEEPED